A single region of the Salvia miltiorrhiza cultivar Shanhuang (shh) chromosome 8, IMPLAD_Smil_shh, whole genome shotgun sequence genome encodes:
- the LOC130999548 gene encoding chromatin modification-related protein EAF1 B-like isoform X1: protein MHGCNSPSVPLVNAEVESMGGVVEGGVGIAHKTSPRRAAIERIQGELRQEYNVRDKTKRELEFLEKGGNPLDLLKPGDATSVSVQSTSFTNQHQDHFVTSEAKGSFAFTASPHGDSVESSGRLGANPCEPNSADNLMLFDGEHECSEGDKISLHPSRSKIVLPEKLSQMDGSHRTREHGESAAFSVPRKAYKRRNRSRPNRDGIRLSSVDVNTTHGSDGSSLPSRHGKELKGQISDAENRNISINCDSKPICAKDGGKTGPVETKQDMELGDGKAVESSKNLLECVHVEAASDAIASEIRLDDQCNQQSHSGALETPIQMTFDGSEAIQTTEEMSSAVNECQHIESANKIDNNESSSCQINGISSEKDGTKYDAHNTTDMKVLDSASSCALTNKSIDGNNDGDMCKKITNADVNGLIKDQTLPSNGTPFVESDELVIEKRHTRDVGGCALDNPESSSACLMQQENGFKQKHDEELNDSGSAMKSEVKNQIVNEVMEPFEPRGLESGIKTDPALNDNLGPRNEIPCAVKNQNSIDTSTSDFPNGGSLTKNSTISLEAQTSSCSNSKLQPEIDEDSILKEAQIIEAKRKRIAQLSAMTSVRKIRPKSHWDYVLEEMAWLANDFAQERVWKIAAAAQISSRAAFACRLRKHENNSGMEAKKVAHTLAKSIMEFWHSVEAKTILPEQESQKDDTLPVKAYAVRFLKHNNFNLIDNQAEVPPTPDRVSDTGILDLSWEDNLTEENLFYAVPAGAMETYKLSIVSQFAPCENLGNTVQEEVETSACDATEDFESQDTAYDEGEGDISPYSMPMAFDKSSRFGQKKRKHFIHAYGVRSYDVSSDILPMQYAENKVANQPTALMVKRPGGSLNVSIPTKRVRTASRRVISPFSAGTSGCIQVPNKTDASSGDTNSFQDDQSTLHGGSFVPNSLEVESGADFNKHLPFHSAEIVTKHKKKKKPKHLNASYEPRWQVDTTFQIEQFHRDNLKRSHQLESNGNSGLFGQPMIKKPKIMRPSQDNSFENIAPGAGSAPSPATSQMSNMSNPNKFIKMLGGRDRGRKPKILKMPTGQLGSGSPWTLFEDQALVVLAHDLGPNWELVSDAINSTLQFKCIFRKAKECKERHNYLMDRTSGDGADSAEDSGSSQPYSSTLPGIPKGSARQLFQRLQGPMEEETLKSHFEKIIIIGQKQQYRKNQDPKQLQQPHGSHTVALSQVCPNNLNGGPVLTPLDICDAPITGPDILPIGYQGPHTGGLAIANQGPVTAMHPASGAGSALQGSPNMMLGNNFSSSPGSMRDARYVVPRPASADEQQRMQQYNHMMTNRNVPQPNLSPSGALPGADRGVRLLPGGNGMGLASGVNRSMPMARPGFQGIASPSMVTGSMVSPSISSANMHSGVGSGQGSSMLRPREPMHMMRPGLSQDSQRQMMAPELQMQASPGNSQAHFGGLSSAFPNQTVSPPVSSYPLHHQPTHPISPQPQVLGPHHPHFQGPPNHSPNPQQQAYAVRLAKERQHRLLQQQQQQQHPVQPQQPQFAASSSLMPHVQSQSPTVQNSSQVQPQTATPPVSLSPLASVPQHQQKHQVPGQGGVRNAQAGGSGLANQTGKQRQRQQQQLSQANRQHPQQRQQSQAQQPAKVAKGVGRGSLMMHQNIPVDHSLGNGVSTSPGNQSSDKGDASTHLMSSQGSFANSALNTVQPTGQYASPRPPNQSLTQQKNYPGQAASSTKHLYQMPSQPDSSSQGNVPAVPSALSGSNHQQTLSHQKLVNQNQSTLQRLQPNRQINSDPAKSQAVNSDADQRPTSSSTDMVATTTLPQTTSNTTNVAKVVSSANAHQPTLDGHATNMSRTVSMPANAVESATQVGQELGQRPLATMPSNKHDVSAHFQQQHQQSSQLPHPNSPVSQQPLHSQQGQLLQTGKGNLYGRPGDHSVMIVLFMSGWHTLTHQCTVKLALVVL from the exons ATGCATGGATGCAACTCACCGTCTGTTCCCTTAGTAAATGCCGAAGTTGAGTCTATGGGAGGAGTTGTGGAAGGCGGAGTTGGTATTGCTCACAAAACTTCTCCCAGACGAGCAGCAATTGAAAGGATCCAAGGAGAGCTCAG GCAAGAGTATAATGTTCGGGATAAAACAAAAAGAGAATTGGAATTTCTTGAAAAA GGTGGAAATCCCTTAGATTTACTTAAGCCTGGAGATGCTACTTCTGTTAGTGTCCAGTCAACTTCATTCACCAATCAACATCAGGATCACTTTGTTACCAG TGAAGCAAAAGGCAGTTTTGCATTCACTGCATCGCCCCATGGAGACTCTGTGGAGAGTAGTGGTAGACTTGGGGCAAATCCTTGTGAACCCAATAGTGCTGATAACCTCATGCTATTTGATGGTGAGCATGAGTGTTCTGAGGGTGATAAGATTTCATTACATCCTAGTAGGAGTAAAATTGTGCTACCAGAAAAGTTATCTCAGATGGATGGGAGTCATAGGACTCGGGAACATGGTGAATCAGCTGCTTTTAGTGTACCTAGAAAAGCGTATAAGAGAAGGAAtagatcccgtccaaatcgcgATGGGATTAGGTTAAGTTCAGTTGATGTAAATACAACTCATGGCAGTGATGGCTCTTCTCTACCTTCTCGCCATGGCAAGGAGCTTAAAGGACAAATATCTGATGCAGAAAATCGTAATATTTCAATAAATTGTGATTCAAAGCCTATATGTGCTAAAGATGGTGGCAAGACTGGACCGGTGGAGACAAAACAGGACATGGAGTTAGGTGATGGAAAGGCTGTAGAGTCATCTAAAAATCTGCTTGAATGTGTTCATGTGGAGGCTGCATCAGATGCTATTGCTTCTGAGATCCGTCTGGATGATCAATGTAATCAACAATCACACTCAGGTGCTCTAGAGACTCCCATTCAAATGACTTTTGATGGATCTGAGGCCATACAGACAACTGAAGAGATGAGTTCTGCAGTTAATGAGTGTCAGCATATTGAGTCTGCcaataaaattgataataatGAATCTAGTTCCTGTCAAATCAATGGCATCAGCAGCGAAAAGGATGGAACAAAATATGATGCTCATAACACGACTGACATGAAGGTTTTGGATTCTGCATCATCTTGTGCACTAACCAACAAAAGTATTGATGGAAACAATGATGGTGATATGTGTAAGAAAATTACAAATGCCGATGTAAATGGGCTGATCAAAGATCAGACCTTACCCTCAAATGGGACGCCATTCGTAGAAAGTGATGAGCTTGTAATTGAAAAGAGACATACAAGGGATGTTGGTGGTTGTGCTCTTGACAACCCGGAGAGCTCCTCAGCATGTCTAATGCAGCAAGAGAATGGCTTTAAGCAGAAACATGATGAAGAATTAAATGATAGTGGATCTGCTATGAAGAGTGAGGTGAAGAATCAAATTGTTAATGAAGTGATGGAACCTTTTGAACCAAGGGGGTTAGAATCAGGAATAAAAACTGATCCTGCTTTGAATGACAATCTTGGACCGCGTAATGAAATTCCATGTGCTGTTAAGAATCAAAATTCTATTGATACTTCAACTTCTGATTTCCCAAATGGTGGATCTTTGACTAAGAATTCTACTATTTCCCTTGAGGCTCAAACTTCTTCCTGTTCGAACTCAAAACTACAGCCAGAAATTGATGAAGATTCAATCTTGAAAGAAGCACAGATTATTGAG GCAAAACGAAAGAGGATTGCACAATTATCTGCTATGACTTCTGTGAGAAAAATACGTCCAAAATCTCATTGGGATTATGTGCTTGAAGAGATGGCATGGTTGGCAAATGATTTTGCTCAG GAGCGTGTTTGGAAAATAGCTGCTGCGGCCCAAATAAGTTCTCGAGCTGCTTTTGCTTGTCGGTTGAGAAAACATGAGAACAATTCTGGTATGGAGGCAAAAAAAGTTGCTCATACCTTGGCAAAATCTATCATGGAGTTCTGGCATTCGGTTGAG GCAAAGACCATATTACCTGAGCAAGAAAGTCAAAAGGATGACACCCTTCCTGTTAAGGCTTATGCAGTGAGATTTTTGAAACATAACAATTTCAACTTGATTGATAACCAAGCTGAGGTACCACCGACTCCAGATAGAGTATCTGACACGGGGATCCTTGACCTCTCATGGGAAGATAATTTAACAGAA GAGAATCTCTTCTATGCAGTCCCTGCTGGGGCCATGGAGACCTATAAACTCTCAATAGTATCACAATTTGCACCGTGTGAG AACTTAGGAAACACTGTTCAAGAGGAAGTGGAAACATCTGCATGTGATGCCACCGAAG ACTTTGAGTCTCAAGATACTGCATATGATGAGGGTGAGGGGGACATAAGCCCATATAGCATGCCAATGGCCTTTGATAAGTCCTCAAGATTTGGCCAAAAGAAGCGTAAACACTTCATACATGCTTATGGGGTGAGATCGTATGATGTAAGCTCCGACATATTGCCAATGCAATATGCTGAAAATAAAGTTGCCAATCAACCAACTGCTTTAATGGTGAAGCGGCCAGGTGGCAGTCTTAATGTGTCGATCCCAACAAAACGTGTTCGGACTGCTTCCAGGAGAGTTATCAGCCCATTTAGTGCAGGAACCTCTGGATGCATTCAGGTACCTAATAAAACAGATGCTTCGAGTGGCGATACCAATTCATTTCAGGATGATCAGTCGACTCTGCATGGTGGATCATTTGTTCCAAATAGCTTGGAAGTTGAGTCAGGTGCGGACTTCAATAAGCATTTACCATTTCACTCGGCAGAAATCGTGACAAAacataagaagaagaagaaacccAAGCATCTG AATGCTTCTTATGAACCAAGATGGCAGGTTGATACTACCTTCCAAATAGAGCAG TTTCACAGGGATAACTTAAAGAGAAGTCATCAACTTGAGTCTAATGGCAACAGTG GTTTATTTGGTCAACCCATGATAAAGAAGCCGAAGATTATGCGTCCATCACAAGATAATTCTTTTGAGAATATTGCTCCTGGTGCTGGTTCTGCTCCTTCTCCAGCAACCTCCCAAATGAGTAACATGTCTAAtccaaataaatttattaaaatgctTGGTGGTCGGGATAGGGGTAGAAAGCCCAAGATTCTGAAG ATGCCTACTGGACAATTGGGTTCAGGAAGTCCATGGACTCTCTTTGAGGACCAG GCACTTGTTGTCCTGGCACATGACTTGGGCCCAAACTGGGAGCTTGTTAGCGATGCTATCAACAGTACTCTGCAGTTCAAG TGCATATTTCGCAAAGCTAAGGAATGCAAGGAGCGCCACAATTATTTGATGGATAGAACTTCTGGTGATGGAGCAGATAGTGCTGAAGACTCGGGGTCCTCTCAACCTTATTCTTCTACATTGCCTGGCATTCCCAAG GGAAGCGCCAGACAGTTGTTTCAGCGTTTGCAGGGGCCAATGGAAGAAGAAACCCTCAAATCTCATTTTGAAAAAATCATCATTATTGGGCAGAAACAACAATACCGTAAAAACCAG GACCCCAAACAACTCCAGCAACCTCATGGCTCTCATACAGTTGCCCTGTCCCAAGTTTGCCCAAACAACCTAAATGGAGGCCCTGTTCTCAC CCCTCTGGATATCTGTGATGCCCCTATTACTGGCCCAGACATACTTCCTATTGGTTATCAAGGGCCACATACTGGTGGATTAGCCATTGCGAATCAGGGTCCTGTGACTGCAATGCACCCTGCATCTGGTGCCGGTTCTGCACTGCAAGGATCGCCAAATATGATGCTTGGCAACAACTTCTCATCTTCACCAGGCTCTATGAG GGATGCTAGATATGTTGTTCCTAGACCTGCTTCAGCCGACGAACAGCAGAGAATGCAGCAGTATAACCACATGATGACTAATAGGAATGTGCCGCAGCCCAACCTTTCTCCTTCTGGAGCTCTTCCAGGAGCTGATCGTGGTGTCCGTTTACTTCCTGGTGGCAATGGCATGGGTTTAGCCAGTGGTGTTAATAGAAGCATGCCAATGGCAAGACCTGGGTTCCAAGGCATTGCTTCACCATCTATGGTTACTGGGAGTATGGTTTCCCCTAGTATATCATCAGCAAATATGCACTCTGGAGTTGGCTCTGGTCAAGGAAGCTCCATGTTGAGACCTCGTGAACCTATGCACATGATGCGG CCTGGCCTGAGTCAGGATTCGCAGAGGCAAATGATGGCGCCTGAGCTTCAGATGCAGGCCTCACCAGGAAACAGCCAAGCTCACTTTGGTGGATTGAGTTCGGCATTCCCTAACCAGACTGTGTCTCCACCAGTGTCCTCGTACCCTCTCCATCATCAGCCGACCCATCCAATATCACCTCAGCCTCAAGTCCTTGGTCCTCATCACCCACATTTTCAAGGACCACCTAATCATTCCCCAAATCCTCAACAACAAGCCTATGCAGTGCGCTTGGCTAAAGAGAGACAACATCGTCTTctgcaacagcagcagcagcagcagcacccAGTACAGCCACAGCAGCCACAATTTGCTGCATCTAGTTCTTTGATGCCACATGTACAGTCACAGTCACCTACAGTACAAAACAGTTCACAAGTTCAACCTCAAACAGCTACGCCACCGGTATCACTTTCCCCGTTGGCATCAGTGCCCCAGCATCAGCAGAAGCATCAAGTACCAGGTCAAGGAGGCGTACGGAATGCACAAGCTGGTGGGAGTGGGCTAGCTAATCAGACTGGGAAGCAACGGCAAAGGCAGCAACAACAGCTTTCGCAAGCTAACAGGCAACATCCTCAGCAGCGGCAGCAGTCACAAGCTCAACAGCCAGCTAAGGTTGCAAAAGGGGTTGGGAGAGGTAGCCTGATGATGCATCAGAACATCCCAGTTGATCATTCGTTAGGAAATGGGGTTTCCACAAGTCCCGGCAATCAGAGTTCTGATAAAGGAGATGCATCCACTCATTTAATGTCAAGTCAGGGCTCATTTGCCAATTCTGCACTGAATACTGTGCAGCCAACAGGTCAATATGCGTCTCCACGGCCACCTAACCAGTCCCTTACGCAGCAAAAGAATTATCCTGGCCAAGCTGCCTCATCAACCAAGCATCTATATCAAATGCCTTCTCAGCCTGATAGTAGTAGTCAAGGTAATGTTCCAGCTGTGCCTTCGGCCCTGTCGGGTTCAAACCACCAGCAGACATTATCCCACCAGAAGTTAGTGAATCAAAACCAATCGACTCTTCAAAGACTGCAGCCAAATCGCCAGATAAATTCTGATCCAGCAAAATCACAAGCAGTAAATTCAGACGCTGACCAGCGTCCAACAAGCAGTTCTACTGATATGGTTGCCACGACAACATTACCTCAGACCACTAGTAATACAACTAATGTGGCAAAGGTTGTCTCTTCAGCCAATGCTCATCAACCAACATTGGATGGGCATGCAACAAATATGAGTCGCACAGTGTCAATGCCAGCAAATGCTGTTGAGTCTGCTACTCAGGTTGGCCAAGAGCTTGGCCAGAGACCACTGGCCACCATGCCTTCTAATAAACACGATGTTAGTGCACACTTCCAGCAGCAGCATCAGCAGTCGTCACAACTTCCACATCCTAATTCACCAGTGTCCCAGCAGCCCCTTCATTCTCAGCAGGGGCAGCTTCTTCAAACAGGTAAAGGCAATTTGTATGGTCGGCCTGGTGACCATAGT GTGATGATAGTGCTGTTCATGTCTGGTTGGCATACTCTTACACACCAGTGTACAG TGAAGCTTGCGCTTGTGGTTCTGTAA